From Candidatus Zixiibacteriota bacterium, the proteins below share one genomic window:
- the murQ gene encoding N-acetylmuramic acid 6-phosphate etherase: MRKNLVDILSHLDTEQVNSDTTDIDTLSPLDIVTRINNEDKKVALAVEKVLPEIARAAEIAARTLKNGGRIIYIGAGTSGRLGVLDASECPPTFGTDPKQIIGLISGGYETLILSKEGAEDRTDWAVEDLKKVNLSRNDFLIGLAASVRTPYTIAGLEYGASIGCRTALIACNKADILVMKPDILIILPVGPEVITGSTRMKSGTAQKMTLNMISTTAMILLGKTYGNLMVDLQARSEKLAARSRKILMEFLNINYDNADRLLKSAGGSVKTALVMHRLGASKVEAEQKLTEAGGFLKKLI, encoded by the coding sequence GTGCGCAAGAATTTGGTGGATATTCTTTCCCATCTCGATACCGAGCAGGTCAATTCCGATACGACCGATATCGACACCCTCTCGCCGCTGGATATTGTCACCCGAATAAACAACGAAGATAAGAAAGTTGCTCTTGCCGTCGAAAAAGTCCTGCCCGAGATCGCCCGGGCGGCGGAGATAGCCGCCCGAACATTGAAAAACGGGGGACGGATTATCTATATCGGCGCCGGGACATCGGGAAGACTGGGTGTTCTTGATGCTTCCGAATGCCCTCCTACTTTCGGCACCGACCCGAAACAAATAATCGGCCTGATATCCGGCGGATATGAAACCCTGATTCTCTCCAAAGAGGGGGCTGAGGACCGAACCGACTGGGCGGTGGAGGATTTGAAAAAAGTGAATCTAAGCAGAAATGATTTCCTCATCGGTCTGGCTGCTTCGGTGCGGACACCTTACACTATTGCCGGTTTAGAATATGGGGCATCTATCGGATGCCGGACTGCCTTAATAGCCTGCAACAAAGCTGACATATTAGTGATGAAACCGGATATTCTGATAATTCTTCCGGTCGGCCCGGAGGTAATCACCGGCTCGACCCGGATGAAATCTGGTACGGCCCAAAAGATGACCCTCAATATGATAAGCACGACTGCCATGATTCTTCTGGGGAAGACCTATGGGAACCTAATGGTTGACCTTCAGGCCCGCTCCGAAAAGCTGGCCGCCCGGTCAAGAAAAATATTGATGGAGTTTCTCAATATCAACTATGACAATGCCGACCGGCTGCTGAAATCGGCGGGAGGCTCGGTCAAAACGGCTTTGGTGATGCACCGGCTTGGGGCTTCAAAAGTAGAGGCGGAGCAAAAACTGACTGAAGCCGGAGGGTTTCTTAAGAAATTGATTTAA
- a CDS encoding sigma-70 family RNA polymerase sigma factor — protein MSELNSGNNKKGKFEAQALIHLDALHRTALRMTRNENEAEDLVQETFLKAYRFWDKFEEGSNCRAWLFKIMTNIFINNYRAKSRTPQVVDLQDVDDDFLFGQLSALGPAENPEQHFFAKVFDDDVKRAVEELPEDFRLVVVLSFLEGFSYQEIAEIAGLQIGTVKSRLHRGRKLLQKALWDYAVKNGFIKEAAK, from the coding sequence ATGAGCGAATTGAATTCGGGAAATAATAAAAAGGGTAAGTTTGAAGCCCAGGCGCTGATACACCTGGACGCTCTTCATCGGACTGCTCTCCGGATGACCCGGAATGAGAATGAGGCCGAGGATTTGGTTCAGGAGACGTTTCTTAAAGCGTACCGCTTCTGGGATAAGTTCGAAGAAGGTTCCAATTGTCGGGCGTGGTTGTTCAAGATAATGACCAATATCTTTATCAACAACTACCGCGCCAAATCGAGGACGCCACAGGTTGTTGACTTACAGGATGTTGATGATGATTTCTTATTCGGACAGTTATCGGCTCTGGGACCTGCGGAGAATCCGGAACAGCATTTCTTTGCCAAGGTTTTTGACGACGATGTTAAGAGAGCCGTTGAGGAGTTGCCCGAGGATTTCCGGCTGGTTGTGGTGCTCTCCTTTCTGGAGGGATTCAGCTACCAGGAGATTGCCGAGATCGCCGGTCTTCAGATCGGAACGGTTAAATCGCGACTTCATCGGGGGCGCAAGCTTCTTCAAAAAGCTCTCTGGGATTACGCAGTTAAGAATGGTTTTATCAAGGAAGCAGCCAAATGA
- a CDS encoding bacterial transcriptional activator domain-containing protein, giving the protein MLKRNSVPLTTIFFITCLFLLFLAASASSETAIRDTFVRQISRYIWHYDYYNAIDNARAIVVNEPQNPVGYFLLGTVYQTISEEYRTDRFKDSVTYLLDKAIALTEERIDSDPENPDWHFITGAGHGYRALHRAFHGDWWGAFKDGFQCSSHLERTLELDSTFYDVYLGLGAYHYWKTIKSKDFLWLPFVSDRREQGIEEIIKAAEHGYLSTYNARESLLRVYLNEGRYAEMLRLADSLAELNPGDPYCLLYHAQGLMAVGRLDEAEGKLRMLRAAWKKSPFYDPFGFYEVEYLAAEIFFQKGDKEAARKIIDKIISDSSMKKANAYFAETLDKAESLAKKLR; this is encoded by the coding sequence ATGCTAAAGCGGAATTCGGTTCCTCTCACAACAATTTTCTTTATAACTTGCCTTTTTCTATTATTTCTTGCTGCCTCGGCCAGTTCGGAAACCGCCATCCGCGACACTTTTGTCCGGCAGATATCCCGCTACATATGGCACTACGATTATTATAATGCGATCGATAACGCGCGGGCAATCGTGGTCAATGAACCGCAGAATCCGGTCGGATATTTTCTATTAGGGACAGTTTACCAGACGATTTCCGAGGAATACCGCACGGATCGTTTCAAAGATAGCGTTACTTATCTTCTCGATAAAGCGATTGCCTTGACGGAGGAAAGAATAGACAGCGATCCGGAAAATCCCGACTGGCATTTTATCACGGGGGCGGGGCACGGTTATCGGGCATTGCATCGCGCCTTTCACGGAGACTGGTGGGGGGCTTTCAAGGATGGTTTTCAGTGCAGTTCACACCTCGAACGCACGCTGGAGCTGGATAGCACTTTTTACGATGTTTATCTGGGGCTGGGGGCTTATCATTATTGGAAAACGATTAAATCCAAGGACTTTCTCTGGCTCCCGTTTGTCAGCGACCGCCGCGAACAGGGAATAGAAGAGATTATCAAGGCGGCCGAGCATGGCTATCTGTCGACATACAATGCCCGCGAATCGCTTCTCCGGGTGTATCTGAACGAAGGGCGATACGCCGAGATGCTGCGTCTGGCCGATTCCCTGGCCGAGTTAAATCCCGGTGACCCCTATTGCCTGCTCTATCATGCCCAGGGGCTGATGGCGGTCGGCCGTCTCGATGAAGCCGAGGGGAAATTGCGGATGTTGCGCGCCGCCTGGAAAAAATCCCCTTTTTATGATCCTTTCGGATTCTATGAAGTCGAATATCTTGCCGCCGAAATTTTCTTTCAGAAAGGGGATAAAGAAGCGGCCCGCAAAATAAT
- a CDS encoding radical SAM protein, whose product MAEIYLSRVKFAALCLTHNCNLRCRYCYTGEKVNKSMNRETAQRAVDFLRDQSDGSCVITFFGGEPLKEFDLMKAIVAYSRGKFGRRIEFRMSTNGTLLKPEILEFLKENEIYFVLSLDGNQKQHDCSRCFADGRGSYSMIADKLANIFAVNPYTIAVSVVVPETVGYVAAGTMDLFGKGFRYVLQTLDYSAGWENQHLKELERQYRELAAFYYRSLTAGKKIFYSPFDERIKTRAQKPYGQGDLCDLANTQIAIAPSGKIYPCVQFIGTDDKSFRENSIGDVTNGFDEVQRRRFVGQNYLDKESCRGCALYGRCATYCGCVNWRATGALNRIPPIICEHERMLMPIVDKMANKLWKNNVALFRRKFYEKSFPISSYMEDCLMEGRI is encoded by the coding sequence ATGGCAGAAATATATCTTTCAAGAGTCAAATTTGCGGCGCTCTGCCTGACTCACAATTGTAATCTGCGATGCCGCTATTGCTATACCGGCGAAAAAGTGAATAAATCGATGAACCGGGAAACCGCCCAACGGGCGGTCGATTTTCTGCGCGACCAATCCGACGGCAGCTGTGTCATCACCTTTTTCGGCGGTGAGCCATTGAAGGAATTTGACCTGATGAAAGCGATCGTCGCATACAGCCGGGGAAAATTCGGCCGCAGGATTGAATTCCGCATGAGCACCAACGGGACTCTTCTAAAGCCGGAGATATTGGAATTTCTGAAAGAAAACGAAATATATTTTGTCCTGAGTCTCGATGGTAATCAGAAACAGCATGATTGCAGCCGTTGTTTTGCCGATGGTCGCGGTTCGTACAGTATGATCGCCGACAAGCTGGCCAATATCTTTGCCGTCAATCCCTACACCATTGCTGTGTCGGTGGTTGTCCCGGAGACAGTAGGATATGTTGCCGCAGGTACGATGGACCTCTTCGGTAAGGGATTTCGATATGTCCTGCAGACACTCGATTATTCCGCCGGGTGGGAAAATCAGCACCTGAAAGAACTTGAGAGACAGTACCGGGAACTGGCAGCATTCTATTACCGCAGTCTGACGGCGGGGAAGAAGATTTTCTATAGCCCGTTTGACGAGCGGATCAAAACCCGGGCGCAGAAACCATACGGCCAGGGCGACCTCTGCGATCTGGCCAATACGCAGATTGCCATTGCCCCCTCGGGGAAAATCTACCCCTGCGTGCAGTTTATCGGCACCGATGATAAATCATTCCGTGAAAATTCCATTGGCGACGTAACGAACGGTTTTGATGAGGTGCAGCGCCGGCGTTTCGTGGGGCAGAACTATCTGGACAAAGAATCATGCCGCGGTTGTGCTCTGTACGGCCGTTGCGCCACTTATTGCGGATGTGTCAATTGGCGCGCCACCGGGGCGCTGAACAGAATCCCGCCGATAATTTGCGAGCATGAGCGGATGCTGATGCCGATAGTCGATAAGATGGCCAACAAACTCTGGAAAAATAATGTCGCCTTATTTAGGAGAAAGTTCTACGAGAAATCATTTCCGATATCATCATATATGGAAGATTGTCTTATGGAAGGGAGGATATAA
- a CDS encoding FkbM family methyltransferase, translating to MSDSERKIPGGKLYNASREKILMNERLYRKTRIWGFNFNHVAEVGVYLPESSNILGFIKDGVRADLFEPDPDCIEKIEDYFKNNSNVRIFPYAIYAENGPIRLYRDGASTFVADLKTSPALANDQYQPAPEDIFYAEARIFSDFDDGTIDLLSIDTEGCEWYVLMHLKSRPLVISLETGWKKYRNPYLPQIENWMSENGYRKWYRDRSDTVYLRQDIKVNPLRKIFRLIRG from the coding sequence TTGTCTGATTCTGAAAGGAAAATCCCCGGCGGAAAACTCTATAATGCATCAAGAGAGAAAATTCTCATGAATGAAAGGCTGTATCGCAAAACCAGAATTTGGGGATTTAATTTTAACCACGTGGCTGAGGTTGGCGTCTATCTGCCGGAATCATCCAATATTCTCGGATTTATTAAAGATGGTGTCCGGGCCGATTTATTCGAGCCGGATCCCGACTGTATAGAGAAAATAGAAGACTATTTCAAAAATAATTCGAATGTTCGGATATTTCCATATGCCATTTATGCTGAAAACGGGCCAATTCGGCTGTATCGTGACGGCGCATCGACCTTTGTCGCGGACCTGAAAACTTCTCCGGCGCTGGCCAACGACCAATACCAACCGGCGCCGGAAGATATATTTTATGCCGAGGCCCGCATTTTCAGTGACTTTGATGACGGTACAATCGATCTCCTGAGTATTGACACCGAAGGGTGTGAATGGTATGTCCTTATGCACCTCAAGAGCCGACCGCTGGTCATATCTCTGGAAACCGGGTGGAAGAAGTACCGGAATCCATATCTTCCCCAGATTGAAAACTGGATGAGCGAAAATGGCTACCGAAAGTGGTACCGGGACAGGTCCGATACTGTATATTTGAGACAAGATATCAAGGTCAATCCACTGAGGAAAATATTCCGTCTCATCAGAGGCTGA
- a CDS encoding zf-HC2 domain-containing protein, whose translation MTCQEALRLLYEVIDKEADQIDTEKVRAHLENCRDCMKRYEFETMFKTFVTDKATSPTITEQLKYRILARLEEGEPESGGFFTNFFKNKNLIFAAAAILVLFLVSALSLSQLYRHRTYVYPFEKHHLEGNPLSIMENNRGIPLPQIRDYLASNLHLALSDSVAGYQMLHGGYDDIIGHKYVHLRYQNGSARVSLFFGRAADTVLPNFQKTVYSGMEYFRHVCADCQMIYWKHGDSIAMAISEDKTIDLPAFIATVRPI comes from the coding sequence ATGACATGCCAGGAAGCCCTGAGACTACTCTATGAAGTAATTGATAAAGAAGCCGATCAAATCGATACCGAAAAAGTCCGAGCGCATCTCGAAAACTGCCGCGACTGTATGAAGCGCTATGAATTCGAGACGATGTTCAAAACGTTTGTCACCGATAAAGCGACCTCCCCGACCATAACCGAACAGCTGAAATATAGAATTCTCGCCCGTCTTGAGGAAGGTGAACCAGAGTCAGGGGGTTTTTTTACAAATTTTTTTAAGAATAAAAATCTAATTTTTGCCGCGGCGGCTATTCTGGTACTCTTTCTGGTTTCGGCCCTTTCTCTTTCCCAATTGTACCGCCATCGTACTTACGTTTATCCTTTCGAAAAACATCATCTGGAAGGAAATCCGTTATCTATTATGGAGAATAATAGGGGCATTCCGCTCCCGCAGATAAGGGACTATCTGGCCTCGAACCTGCATCTTGCCCTGAGCGACAGCGTAGCGGGGTATCAGATGCTGCATGGCGGTTATGATGATATCATCGGACACAAATATGTTCACCTGCGATACCAGAATGGGTCTGCCAGGGTCTCGCTTTTCTTCGGCCGTGCCGCCGATACCGTCTTACCCAATTTCCAGAAAACCGTCTATTCCGGAATGGAGTATTTCCGGCATGTCTGCGCTGACTGCCAGATGATCTATTGGAAGCATGGCGATTCTATTGCCATGGCTATTTCTGAAGATAAAACCATTGATTTACCCGCCTTCATAGCGACTGTACGGCCCATATAG